A genomic region of Clostridiaceae bacterium contains the following coding sequences:
- a CDS encoding Ldh family oxidoreductase, whose amino-acid sequence MGYKHLCYTDLVKFCIEVFKGYGFSEKDSQTITDVLLEADLSGIESHGIQRLKRYHEEITSKKLVDINGKPEVVFETPVSAVIEGNNGMGQLIATYAMETAIKKAKQSGVGLVTVRNSNHFGIAAYYVKMAIEENMLGVAMTNTEAIMVPTFGRQPMLGTNPIAVGMPAKPHPFLFDASTTVVPRGKLEVYAKRGNDIPFGWALNEKGHDCTDSNRVLKNIIAKSGGGILPIGGSGELMGGHKGYGFGLICELCTGILSGGTTSNYVYKKQGQSNIAHCFYAIDYGIFGDKEDIKLRFSKYLQELRDSSKAEGQERIYIHGEKEIEAHERIKATGVPVNEITYEELCRIAEYTHADISLLKLLD is encoded by the coding sequence ATGGGTTATAAACATCTATGTTATACCGATCTGGTAAAGTTTTGCATAGAAGTTTTCAAAGGTTATGGGTTTTCAGAAAAAGACAGCCAAACAATTACAGACGTCTTATTGGAAGCAGACCTTTCTGGCATTGAATCACACGGTATCCAGCGGCTGAAGCGCTATCATGAAGAAATAACCAGCAAAAAATTGGTGGATATCAACGGAAAGCCTGAAGTGGTGTTTGAAACTCCGGTTTCTGCAGTAATTGAAGGTAATAATGGAATGGGCCAACTTATTGCTACATATGCGATGGAAACAGCAATTAAAAAAGCAAAGCAAAGCGGAGTTGGTCTGGTGACTGTGCGCAACTCCAATCATTTCGGTATTGCAGCTTATTATGTAAAAATGGCCATTGAAGAAAATATGCTGGGTGTAGCTATGACTAATACGGAAGCAATTATGGTGCCGACATTTGGACGCCAGCCTATGTTAGGTACCAATCCTATTGCAGTTGGAATGCCTGCAAAGCCACATCCATTTTTATTTGATGCTTCCACAACGGTTGTACCCCGTGGGAAATTGGAGGTTTATGCAAAACGCGGCAATGATATTCCATTTGGTTGGGCGTTGAATGAAAAAGGGCATGATTGTACTGATTCCAACCGAGTACTTAAGAATATCATTGCCAAGTCTGGCGGAGGCATTCTGCCTATCGGCGGCTCGGGAGAACTTATGGGCGGACACAAAGGCTATGGCTTCGGACTGATCTGCGAGCTGTGTACAGGAATCCTGTCTGGCGGAACCACTTCCAATTATGTTTATAAAAAACAGGGTCAGTCAAATATTGCTCACTGTTTCTATGCAATTGATTATGGCATATTTGGTGACAAAGAGGACATCAAGCTTCGCTTCAGCAAATATTTGCAGGAATTGCGCGATTCCAGCAAAGCGGAAGGCCAAGAAAGAATTTATATTCACGGAGAAAAGGAAATAGAGGCACATGAACGTATCAAAGCAACAGGTGTACCGGTAAATGAAATTACCTATGAAGAATTATGCCGTATTGCAGAGTATACACATGCTGATATTTCTCTGTTGAAGCTATTAGATTAA
- a CDS encoding FadR family transcriptional regulator translates to MADNINSNKIQRISLAEKVVERIIDMIERNTLKVGDMLPTEKELTELFGVSRSSIREALRALQSMGIIEKRQGSGTYVKSRIINNDGSCFNIRNVLQRFSMIELSEARMIIEEQNAALAALNSSEESIALMQEANERLLSRIDSEDKYEIVSLDFQVHRSIAEGTGNSFLVEILDMLLEVFMDFNVLVLTHEKTEIAIDFHRKIINCIKESDAKGARRLMKEHLTDVHERIILEGYGPGEIGEFKLEKLTKNE, encoded by the coding sequence ATGGCAGATAATATTAATTCAAATAAAATTCAGCGTATTTCCTTGGCGGAAAAAGTAGTGGAACGCATTATTGATATGATAGAACGAAACACGCTTAAAGTGGGAGACATGCTTCCGACAGAAAAAGAATTAACTGAATTATTTGGTGTAAGCCGTTCTTCAATACGGGAAGCTCTCCGTGCGCTTCAATCCATGGGAATAATTGAGAAACGTCAGGGAAGCGGTACTTACGTTAAGAGTAGAATTATTAATAATGATGGATCCTGCTTTAACATTCGCAATGTCCTGCAACGCTTTTCCATGATCGAATTAAGCGAAGCCCGAATGATTATTGAAGAGCAGAACGCTGCACTGGCTGCATTAAATTCATCAGAAGAAAGTATAGCGCTAATGCAGGAGGCCAATGAGCGGTTACTTTCCAGGATAGACAGTGAAGATAAATATGAAATTGTCAGTCTGGACTTTCAAGTGCACCGCTCTATAGCAGAAGGAACAGGAAATTCTTTTTTGGTGGAAATACTGGATATGCTTCTTGAAGTCTTCATGGACTTCAATGTACTGGTCTTAACCCATGAAAAAACCGAAATAGCTATAGATTTTCACCGAAAAATTATTAATTGTATCAAAGAATCCGATGCCAAAGGTGCCCGCCGGTTAATGAAGGAACATCTGACAGATGTTCATGAACGTATTATCCTGGAAGGTTACGGTCCCGGGGAAATTGGAGAATTCAAACTTGAGAAACTGACAAAAAATGAATAG
- the spoIIID gene encoding sporulation transcriptional regulator SpoIIID, with product MKSYIEERALELAEYIVEKKTTVRAAAKKFGISKSTVHKDVTERLVKINPEMADKVRLVLEENKAERHIRGGEATKAKYQRGNVKVI from the coding sequence TTGAAGAGTTACATCGAAGAAAGAGCATTAGAACTTGCTGAATACATCGTTGAAAAAAAAACTACAGTAAGAGCTGCTGCTAAAAAATTTGGAATCAGTAAAAGTACGGTACACAAAGACGTAACTGAAAGACTGGTTAAAATCAATCCTGAAATGGCAGATAAGGTCAGGCTGGTACTAGAAGAGAATAAAGCTGAGAGACATATAAGAGGTGGAGAAGCAACAAAGGCAAAATACCAGAGAGGGAATGTTAAGGTTATTTAA
- a CDS encoding MFS transporter — translation MNSFKIANLGKKNPDGGKGFFYGWLVAVACFVMVFISLGLGNLTSALYITPVTEELKFSRGAFSFVFSLRFISSAVFSILLNFFIRKFEIRKVIGIGFSMLVLSYFLFSVARDLPVFYLSAIPYGIGITFNATAIVSILIERWFEKHKGLILGVIFAGSGLGGSLFNIIVAGWIEKYGWSKSYFFTAVCLGICAIPILATIRNNPCEMKLKPYGSEEQEQSGKKSKRVNWEGFTMEESLRKPYFYLAAIAIFFIGFLNSPVYTIAPAHLIDRGFDANYTATIMSLFFFTLAGAKIIMGFIYDRFGLKNALIVCFISNICGIMLLAFAQNKLIATLFALFFGFSVTIETVTLPLLVFELFGPKTYTATIGLFLAISTIGVSIGTPVMNFSYDVTGSYKGMLIIFDVISVLVFALFMYIINYAQKDRNEYIV, via the coding sequence ATGAATAGCTTTAAAATTGCAAATTTGGGGAAGAAAAATCCTGATGGGGGAAAGGGTTTTTTTTATGGCTGGCTTGTGGCTGTAGCTTGTTTCGTAATGGTATTCATCAGTTTAGGATTAGGTAATCTAACAAGTGCATTATATATTACTCCGGTGACTGAAGAATTAAAATTTAGCAGAGGAGCATTTTCATTTGTTTTTTCCTTGCGTTTTATTTCAAGCGCGGTCTTTAGTATTTTACTAAACTTTTTTATAAGAAAGTTTGAAATAAGAAAAGTAATAGGTATAGGTTTCAGTATGCTTGTACTTTCATACTTTTTATTCTCTGTAGCAAGAGATTTACCGGTTTTCTACTTAAGTGCAATACCTTATGGAATAGGAATCACATTTAATGCAACAGCAATTGTTTCCATCTTGATTGAACGTTGGTTTGAGAAACACAAGGGTTTAATATTAGGTGTAATATTTGCAGGAAGTGGTTTGGGCGGTTCATTATTTAACATAATTGTTGCAGGCTGGATTGAAAAATATGGCTGGTCCAAATCATATTTTTTTACTGCAGTATGCTTAGGAATATGTGCTATACCTATTCTTGCCACTATCCGTAATAATCCATGCGAGATGAAACTTAAACCATATGGCAGTGAAGAACAGGAGCAGTCTGGTAAGAAAAGTAAGAGAGTGAATTGGGAAGGGTTTACCATGGAAGAATCATTAAGAAAGCCCTATTTTTATCTTGCCGCTATTGCTATCTTTTTTATTGGTTTTTTAAATAGCCCGGTATATACAATTGCTCCTGCCCACCTGATAGATAGAGGTTTTGATGCAAATTATACGGCAACAATTATGAGTTTATTTTTCTTTACTCTGGCAGGAGCAAAGATTATCATGGGATTTATATATGATAGGTTTGGGTTAAAAAATGCTCTTATTGTGTGCTTTATAAGTAATATTTGTGGAATTATGCTCCTTGCTTTTGCTCAAAATAAATTAATTGCTACATTATTTGCCTTGTTTTTTGGCTTTTCTGTAACTATTGAAACTGTTACCTTGCCGTTGCTGGTGTTCGAACTTTTTGGTCCCAAAACCTATACCGCCACTATTGGGCTCTTTTTGGCCATTTCTACCATAGGTGTGTCTATCGGAACACCGGTTATGAATTTCAGCTATGATGTGACAGGAAGTTATAAAGGGATGCTTATTATTTTTGATGTTATTTCAGTTTTGGTATTTGCACTGTTTATGTATATTATAAATTATGCGCAAAAAGACCGAAATGAATATATAGTGTGA